In one Aquipuribacter hungaricus genomic region, the following are encoded:
- a CDS encoding HDOD domain-containing protein, with product MIVGYGATTLTPAPSEGAPDLPWDDGRGVVLLEDLLARLDQVPAQRPVATQIVRMTRDDDMSAPRLASVVGADAPLAARVMRLANSAYYGLSGRVRTVAFAVTVLGFTTVRSLALTAAAGVGGTDPVPPGFWRRSACTAVAAGELARPLGLHAPDAFCLGLLSGIGQALLFHADPAGYTPLVEGCEDRWSLLEAERARYGASHVAVSSAALRAWSFPSDMAAALQVVDRWPGSRPAENGDAAAVCLLVAGEVADRVVEPGSPPQDVLHMTGGRVQPGEVAALVRRVPDLAADLVRAVTG from the coding sequence GTGATCGTCGGCTACGGCGCGACGACGCTGACGCCCGCCCCGTCCGAGGGCGCCCCCGACCTGCCGTGGGACGACGGGCGGGGAGTCGTCCTGCTCGAGGACCTGCTCGCGCGCCTGGACCAGGTGCCCGCCCAGCGCCCCGTCGCCACGCAGATCGTCCGGATGACCCGCGACGACGACATGTCCGCCCCCCGGCTCGCGTCCGTGGTCGGCGCCGACGCCCCTCTCGCCGCCCGGGTCATGCGGCTGGCCAACAGCGCGTACTACGGGCTGTCCGGCCGGGTCCGCACCGTGGCCTTCGCCGTCACCGTGCTCGGCTTCACCACCGTGCGCAGCCTCGCCCTCACCGCCGCCGCGGGGGTGGGGGGCACCGACCCCGTGCCGCCGGGCTTCTGGCGGCGGAGCGCCTGCACGGCGGTGGCCGCCGGGGAGCTGGCCCGGCCGCTCGGCCTGCACGCCCCCGACGCCTTCTGCCTGGGCCTGCTGTCAGGGATCGGGCAGGCGCTGCTGTTCCACGCCGACCCCGCCGGGTACACGCCCCTGGTCGAGGGCTGCGAGGACCGCTGGTCCCTGCTGGAGGCGGAGCGCGCCCGCTACGGCGCCTCCCACGTCGCGGTGTCGTCGGCGGCGCTGCGGGCGTGGTCGTTCCCGTCCGACATGGCCGCCGCCCTGCAGGTGGTCGACCGCTGGCCGGGCAGCCGGCCCGCCGAGAACGGCGACGCCGCCGCGGTCTGCCTGCTGGTGGCGGGCGAGGTCGCCGACCGCGTCGTCGAGCCCGGCTCCCCGCCGCAGGACGTGCTCCACATGACCGGCGGGCGCGTGCAGCCCGGCGAGGTGGCCGCCCT